TGATGATAAGGGTGGTACATGTAATGTATATCATCTACATGTTATTGTTAGTAATAGAATCTATTGTGTTATGGATAATTCAGCAAAAATAATATCTActttttctaaataattttgaCATTAAAACTGATATAtggataggaaaaaaaaaaatagaagcacCTTATATTCCTAACGTATTTGTCACATGCTTTCCTTCCAATgtataaaatgcaaaaataaacaaataaacaaaaaattagagtGTTTTCTACTGTTCGAAAAAGattgaaatctaaatttttttttttaacaaattcgTATTTAGAATAGATATTCTCAACCCTAATTTTCCTTTTCTCATGCTTAAGTAAATGGGCTGATGAAATGGACCGGCTTTGACCGAATAGAatgaaatgactaaaataaaccaaattagACCGAAATGCCACACTTCAATTTTCAGATATTAAACTTGAACTTACCTAATGAATTTTTGTAGGAAGTGTGAAATTGAACCCCCAAAAAATATGAAGCAAGTAATTGAttagataatttttattattaaaatgattgtaaaatatataatgttGTATTGTAATGTTGTTATCAGTtgtgaaattgaaaataaaacctttttttatttttctttttggcaaaaAAACACCAATGGAAATCAATTCAACTGAAATTGAGTTCTTTTGAAGgttttaattaacaattttaaacaaaattcgATGTTCCTATAGTCAAGTTCAACTTGAAAAGTTTTTCACATTagtcaattttaataaataatcaGTTTTGCCtctatgaaaaaaataacataaactcGACTTTGATAAAGTCAAGTTTCaccttgcaaatttttttaagatagcACATCAACAACTACCACCTCAGTAtgactttattttaaaaaatcgagTTGCAAAATAAGGCCACACTTtctcaaatatttcaaaaatgggactttttggctaaaaatttcGCCAATGAAAGTTATGGTTGATATGCCCTGTTTTACTAGGACTCGTATTGCTATCAAAAATTTCGGCACTTACTTATATTCTTTTCCATTACTAAATTCTGCCGGTAAGCACAGGTTTAAAGGCAGAGTAATTTCTAGCTTTGATATTGCACAGTCCTCTCCAAATTTTATGGTATCCCTTGATCTGGTGGTGCAGAATATCCTTATCACATGACAATCATCCCAGTATCTACTCACGAAGCAGTCTAAACTTGATGAAAagttcaaaacattttttttttctaacttctGTTCTCTTATGATCCCAACTCCCAAGCGTGTTAACTTCGTTCTACGTTCGTACATTCATCAACATGAAATTTCAACATTAACTTCCCAGTTGAAAAACATAGTTAgtgtatcaaaaaaagaaaaaagaaaagaaaaacatagttAGATAACCGCACCTCAAGAGTATGATTTAGTTAAGCAGAGAATCGAAAATAAAGTATTCACATATGCATGCagtattactattttttggGGGTAATATATATTGTCAAAACACTCTTAATCTCTCAAACAAatctctctcaatctcactgTAACTAAAACATAACGAAAACAAAGGCAAAGAAAATGAACTGCAAGAACTCTTGTATTATTGCTATGAAAGAGTACAATACATTCTAATCTATACAAGTGaatagatatttatatatatatatatacacacacaccagAAGTGGAAGAAGAGAGAAGCCCAACGAACTCTAGTATAACAGACTGGTAACCACCTAACACGAGTCATAACAGAACCTTACATGTGCGTGGAATAACTAATCCTTCAATCCTTCAATAGCTGATACAAGGAAAAGCGGCGCCATTGGGTTTAATGAGATACGACGTTGTTACACTTTAGGCGTGTTTTATACTTAAGCACTTTAGCAGACGACATCGTTTTAGATTGAGAACTAGCCGTTGGAACAGTTGCTGCTTCTCCTTCAGGATTTGAATCTGAGCTTGCACCGTCATCCCCCCTCAAACGATTGGGGAACTTCCACATGAGTTTGGAAGTAAGCCAATTAAACTTGGGAGAAGGAAGACCCTTGGTAAACAGATCAACAAGTTGATCATGGGTGGAAATGAATTTAATCAACAAATCACGCTTGAGGaccttttcacaaaaaaaatgataatcaacCTCTATGTGCTTAGTCTAAGCATGAAACCAGTATTGGAGACAATGGCTAAAGCACTAAAATCGTCACACCAGAAAAGAGGAGGTTGAGGAAGAAAAATGCCAAAATCTCTAAGAAGCATTCGAAGCCAATACAATTCAGTTGCAGTGGAAGCTAAAGCATGATACTCAGCTTCTGCGGAAGAATGAGACACAATGCATTGCTTCTTAGCAAACCAAGTGATAGGGGAATTACTAAGAAAAACAACCATACCAGTGATAGAACGTTTGTCCACAGGATCCCCAGCCCAATCTGCATTACTATAAGCAGATAAGGAGATGGGGTCTGGAGTAAAAGCAATCCCAAAGTGAAGATAACCTTAAAGATATCTCAAAATCCTTTTGGCTGCTTGAAAATGATTTTGAGTAGCTCATATGTTGACAAGCCTGTTGAACAGCAAAAGAAAGATTTGGCCTGGTGAAGGTGAGGTATTGTAAAGCCCCAATAAGACTTCTATAGGACGTAGGGTCAGACAAGAATGGACTGTCATTAGGAAGGAGATGATGATTAGGGAAGCATGGTGTCTTACAAGGCTTGCAATCTGTCATGCCAAATTTCTGAAAAAGATCAGAAGCATATTTGGACTGATGCATCAACAGACCAGTAGAGGTATAATCAATTTGGAGACCAAGAAAATAGTGAAGCAACCTAAGATCCTTGAGGTCAAACTCTTTGCCCAAAAGCTTGATGATGTTAGAAATAAAGGAAGAGCTATTACCAGTGATGAtaatatcatctacatagagcAACAAATACACAATGAAAGAGTGATGCTTTAAGATGAACAAATTACCATCAGCAGTTGAAGCATAGAAACCCACATGAAGCTGCTGAGAAGTAAATCTCTCAAACTAAGCCCGAGGAGCTTGTTTGCGAACAAAAAGGGCTTTGTGAAGAAGGCACACATGTTCAGGAAAATCAGGATCAACATAACCCTGAGGTTGAGCCATAAAGACTTCCTCCTTAAGAATACCATGTACAAAAGCATTGGAAACTTCCAATTAACTCAATTCCCAACCATGTTGCACAGCCAAGGCAAGAAGAAGTCTAACAGTAGCAAATTTGACAACTGGACtgaaagtttcatcataatccaATCCATACTGTTGTAGATAACCCCGAGCCACCAACCTGGCTTTATACCTGGCAACAGAACCATCACTATGCCTCTTAAGCTTATAAACTCATTTGCAAGTCACAACATTCTTATGTGGAGGAAGAGGAACCAAAGACCAAGTTTGTTGCTTCTGTAAAGATTGGAATTCAGCATCCATGGCAGCCACCCATTGAGGATGCTTGGAAGCAATGGTAAAGGAAGGAGGTTCTTTCTCAATATAGTCACATTGTGCTTGCATAACTCTAGGCATATATATTCCATGCTTAGACCTTGTAATCATAGGATGGAGATTAGTGGAAGAAGGAACAAGATCAGTAGAAACAAGATTGGAAGAGGATAAAGAAGGTTGGACAAAATCTAGAAGAACAGGTAAAGAAGATATAGGTGTAGCAGACACTGAGGAATGAGTGTCAATAGGAGCAAGAACAACAGGAATAGGacaggaagaagaaagaaataagggAAGTAGGGAAGAAACCAAATCAAGATCTAATGAAAGGGAAGAAGAGTTAGGAGCAGCAACAAATGGAGAgaaataaaacattatttatgttttattggTCAATCATTAATGAATCCAAGCGTTTGAATtcaattgaaaaaacaaaatgtacGACAGTTAAGGCAATGTATATAAGTCTCAATTACCACAGATCAATCCATCTatcttctattttatatatacctcAGGTCAATCATCAtatattgctctctctctctctctctctctctctctctctctccacttccATTGGTCTCCCTCCATCTTGCGATTCACACCATTATCAGTATtttttaggcgtaaatgcatttttggtccctacattttaggtCGTTTTTcgatttggtccctaaactgATTTTGTTCCTAGGTGAGTCCCTTCTTTTTCATAGtagtttttaaaatggtccctgCCGTCAACCCAGTTACGGAAAATGCTGAAGTGGCAAACGGAATTCACTatttgctgacgtggctaataaaataatagtaaaaatatatatttaacattttttaaatgccatgtcagcatttaaattaataaaaaaaccagctaataaaattttataaaaaagtaaattaaattttaaaaaaaaaacctaaaatctaatttaaactaaaatcatttcttaaaaaataaaaactcataatcgttttaattctttttgcttttgtttttggttaacCTCATCAACTTAAACCCATAAATTAAGATGAACATGAAACCCAGAAATTTACatgaaatccaaaaaatgaaGTGAACATTGAACCCATAAATCAATATCAAACAATAAACACAGAAAAATTACATCTAACCCGCAAATTTACAACCTAGAAATAAACATATAGAGAGATCAAGCAACAAACCCACTGAGATAAACAACACAGAAACCATAAGCAGCTCCTTATTTCAGTCATCAACAAACTCAGACCTCAAAATCTCTACTTTGGTCATCCACCTCGTCAATTGCCAGATCTGAAATGTCACACCGAGTCACTGAATTGCAAGGCCAACAATGATGGCTTTCGTGACTCGATTTCAACAAGTTCGGTCTGGGCTCACCTTTTTCATTGCTTTCATCTCTTCGGAAGCGCCACTTAAGACCCACAACTAGCAGTGTGATCAGCTGTCGTCACCGTTTCCTTCTCCACGGCCACACCAATCTCCACGGCCACAGCCCACCCCCACTGAAACCTAGAAAAACCGAGCCTCTCCAACCAAACCCagccatctccatctccatctccaacCAAACCCATAATCCAAGACCCATGGATTACCAATCTCCACCCCGACCACCGATCTCCACCTCCATTACCGACCACCCCACGGAAAACTAGAAAACCCAAAGATTAGAGAGTcgagtttagagagagagaaaatgtcagagattaagagagagagagagagggattgaAAGCTTGAACAAAgaaagatacaaacacaaatacGCACCaagagacagagaaagaaaggatctaaagaaagaaaaaaaaaggaaacgaaaagaagaaagatacaaacacaaaaacagagaaagagaggatctgaaacagttttttctttttttctttttgattttgaattttttcagtttaatttttttaaaattatttttatttttttattaattaaaatgctgacttGTCATCAAAACGCTGACATGGATGCTGATGtggtattttttaatattattttattagccacatctGCATCTAACATGCCATCTATGCATTCCGTTTGCCACCTCAGATTTTTCTGTTACTGGGTTGACGACAggaaccattttaaaaaatcaaggaCTAATCTAAGAGCAAAATCAGTTTAGAGACCAAATCGAgaaatgacccaaaatgtagggaccaaaagtgcatttatacCTATTTTTTATCCAAGCGTATGCAATCTTTTGCAAGGACAAGCCGAGCACTTTCATTATGATGCTTGCTCTGTTGCCTACGTTTGCTTCCCTCTTGCTTATGTCTTTTGTGTGAATCTTTAAAGCAAGCAGAGTTGATGACGAGAAGCACTTGAATGCTTTCCTTGCAGTTGTGgcggtatttttttttatctagattatatgattgaatttgttttgatttaggCTTAGGTTTGGGCatgtgattttttaaaagaactattttctctttttttctttcctctatatttttctttatagaaACAGTCCAATGAATAGTGAGACTAACATGTTCTTCcctttgatttttgaatttgattgcgATTGTCAATTTTTCATATACTTATTGATATATGTATATTGTTTATGTGTCTTATTGTGGCAAAAGTAAGGAAGACGATATCGTACCATACCGGCCTGTATTTTACGTACCATTACCTTGGCCGATATAGAAACATTGGCATctcgtaccggtttaaataccggccataccggaGCCATTTCAGTTGTATAGGAGAAAAATCTGGATTTTGGCCGGTAAATCTGAACCGACcggtaaagaaaagaaaagaaaaaataaataaaaaccttgtCGTTTCTTGCCACCACAGATCCGATCACCGACACAATGCCGATATCAGAGTTCTCTGCCTTTTCTTCTTGGCCTCACGTTGCAACTACTACTGCTtcgtcctcttcttcttttagcttcatcttcttcttcttctcttcctctttttagTTTCCTTCCTTTCTCTTGTTTTATCCGCCCCTACCCACGAGAGTTGATTAGTTTTTTACTACTaattggcatttggcacacttTTTAAGGGATTGACACTGGTTTGACCTgtgaaaatttaacaaataatgaaaatttgaatgtAACTTATTAACTATTCAAACTCTCTTTTATCACATCAACCAGTAGCCTGTAAAAGTCACAATCACGTGTTCAACACTTCAACTATAGactttattttgaaattcttttttctttttgttttaattatctatctacattatttatttattattattattattattattggtgaattgaataaattaggCATTTATATTCAATGAGACATAGACTTATGatgatattatataaaaattgcGGTAACTCCAAAACGGTACACCAGTATTGACCGGTACCCAAAATATATCATACCGTTAGTCAAACCAGTatagcctccggtacggtattaaCTTCCTTGGATACAAGTTGAATACTTTAATGGGGTTTTTAAACTTGGGCTTCTTCCTCTGGCGTTTGAAGGTCttccatattttcttttgtttttggttattgGATTTGCATgactttgttattattattttcatgccGATGCATAGAATTGATGGGATTAGATGTAGAATATTGGATGCATTGGATTTTTATGTTCCTATCTGTGTTATGAGTTTGATACAGGTATGTTTGTTGCTTTGATtgacttaaaaaatattgtatagtTTATATCATCAATGGCCCTTTTAATTGATAGGTTTTGATTGTAGATATGAATTTTTGCatcatttatatattaaaaaaaatatcaaccaagttctctttctctcttttttatttttattttttattagcatTACATTGATTCTTCATCTCAAAGATGAGCCTTCCATTTGCTACTATGGACATGTACGTATCTCATGCAAGCTTATATGAACTTAAATTGtctttcaatattttgaatgctttattattttgctaGATGTGATTAGGCTCAAAAGTATATGCTTCATTATTTTTCTAGATCATTTAAATACACTAAAACTAAGTTAATaggatttattttatataatttgtcaaacaaaatgaaataaattttgtCAAGTATGATTTATTCATGTTGTcccctttttacttttttatttttattttgaatatcaGCATTTATTTATGTAAAGTGTGCATAGAATTATGTATCCATTTGCaacattaattaatatttttttgctaattatTAGTATAATTTTCTATTCCCAACATATtcttcattaatatttttatatttttggttttaaattgcaaaattttggaCCATCATtataaaataggttttttttttccttgcaatTATGAAACTTATTTGACTAAAGTAGTAAAATCAAAGTGgaaatgatagctctttatagaaaaaaatttattttaaagccTGGTATTAAATGTTCATAGACTCATATGCGAGTTTACAATCTatatggtttaattttttttttaaattggtttgttttttttcttgattttgttttccAGGTTTGTCATAAAAGATTCCAAGCATCCTAAGAAAGGTGTGTAATCTATATGTAGAGctctgcaattttttttcatttacacgTAGTGTCTCTCTTACAATTAAAactattcattttctttttgtttctcaaataaattttgtattatatgAATTTATGTATAAAATCTTGCAACGTAtagcaaaaattatgataggtTCTATAATTAGAACAAATTAAAGGTTATTATTCTTCGAATAGTTCTATCTCTTGAAAGTGACCAATTTTTATAATACCATgtctaaatattttaataaaggacaatgaagaagaagaacaagtaTTCTCTAAAAACATAGTTTACAAATAAGTATTCAAAGATtttccaaaggaaaaaaaatacttctaacattttttaatcattgatattatttttaacaataactCAAGTCACTAACAAATTAGtacttattttgttataataattattaaaatatataattatttatacatatattttataagcttttttgtaataaattttaattaaaaaaacaaattacaaagtttttagaaggaaaaaaaaaaaaaaacatttatctGGCCTGGGCCCATGGGGCCCTATACTATAATATACCAGTCCAGTTCAGAATCTTTCgtacttctttcttcttcaacctCCACAACACAaaaatcccaattttttttttttaattttaaaatttttaatcaaaatcgaaaaaaacccagattttgttttttgagattttGGGAAGATGGGTATCATAAAGAGTAGCTTTTCGTTCATAGTAGGGACGGTGTGTGGAATATACATAGCTCAAAACTCCGACGTTCCGAACATCAGGAAGCTCGCCCACGATGCCCTCTACAAGGCCAAGCTCGTCGAAGAGAAGTACCAGAAGCCCAAAACCAAGGCCCACTACGACGACGACAACGGCTAGGatccgacccgacccgaccccgTTTGCCAAAATCCAACCAGGTCTTCAAGATAGACTCTTGTACTTTGAATTCTAGAGGAATACAGtgaattttatatcaaaaatttTCAGAGATgaagtttttgacttttttctgTGCTCTTCAATCGATGGGGTTGTTAAATTTTAGCTGAATTCCTTCTGGGGGTTTCTCAAAAGTtcatgtttttgtatttgaaatTCGAAAAATTTAATGGGGTTTCGAGGTTTATGTATCGGTGATTTGAATTTATAATTGGTTTTATTGCACATTTAATTTATTCTAgctggaaaagaaaattgaaagaaatgtaAAAGTTTTGatctttatgtgttttggtTTCTGGGTATTGAAGAAATGAGAAATTCATAGCCTTTTAGACAGTTTTggttatttgtttttatttttatttttatttttttttattatttttttttttttggttttggatttgggGACAGGTTCTGGGATTTGATCTTGGAGTGTTTGGCAAGGTAGTgaatttttggtgggttttCAATCTAACTTAAAGTGTGTGCCTGACTGGTTTACTTCACTTAAAATTCTTAGGTAATCCtcttcctctcacatttatggtggtcctatcataaatttaataagtagATCTCACCATGAATGTAAGAGGAGGGAGCACTATTCTCCATTCTCCGAGCAGTACCTAAGAATTCCTCTTACTTCACTGCCAAATTGTGATTATAAAATGGGGAGAGTTATGCTAATGCCATTCTGATGAAAATTTTGGAGTTGGGTTGTGGTGAAAAGGCTGAATATAGAGTTGCTTGTAATGGGTGTGTGCTACATAGCCGTGTCAGCGGCGTCTACGGTGCTAAGCTTTGTCTTTCTTCAATTCTGGAGATAATCTTAAATCGGATGGACTAATAGCTGAGAATTATATTCATTCGGAGAATGCAAGCCGTGTCATCGAGCTGCTCTCGGGTTCTTATGCTACCATTGGACTGCTGACAAATTTTGTGCTCAACGTATTTGTTTTACTAGTTCTGTGTCTAAAGGTAAGTTTGCTATCTTTCTGAGGGACCTTTAAGCAATTATGTCTTTGTGTTGGTCAATGAACTATTTGCATAGTGGACTGTATGCTGAGTTAGGCAATGTATCGATCGCATTTACTGTTGCTGCCATAGGatatgttttttatataaagCAGGCAGCATATGAATTTTACTTTGCTATAATGCCACAGTGATTGAGCAATGAGAATGATGCTAAGACATTAAAATACGACATTAGTGGCTGCAGTAGGTATAATAGACTAATGGTCTATAAAATCACTGAGTATGTCCGTCTTTTCTGTAAAGTGGGCCAATTTGTATTTACACTGCATGTTAGGGGTGTTTCAATTCggtcgttttttttttaactggccAATCGAAACCGAAATTTTCGGTTTTCAAAGTTATCAACTGAAACCGACCAAAATAGTTGAAACATCGTCGGTTTTGGTTTGTTTCGGTTTCGGTCGGTGTTCAGTTTCAGTCAACATTACAAattcacaatcacaaaaagaaaaaaacaactcaACATCACAAGTTATCGATttttcaataagaaaataacAACTCAAAATCACAATCACAGATTCACAGAAAATAGCATTGATTCAAcattaaacaaaacccaaaaaaaaaaaaagagggttcAAAGCATATAAAATCACACTCAGAATCGATAAAAACCGCAAGCTCAAAACTTTTCACACAGATCACTCTAAAACAAAATCACcgttcacttgaaaaaaaaatcacagtataaacgaaacaaaacaaacacagcctaaagtgtaaaaaaaaaattcactgaTTATATGAGAATCTCAGATATTcgaaagaaaaggaaagtagAGATCTCTTACGGTTGGTCTTCATCGATCTGAAGCGAAGAGATgaaactcagagagagagagagagagactaaagAATTTGAGTGAAGCTTGAGAAAGCTTCTTCTTCCATTttgctctgtgtgtgtgtgtgtcaacTTTAGCAAGAACGAGAGAGAAAGGTAGAAAGAGACTGAAAAAATTGAGAGATAAAGTTGGAGAAAGGGGTggctgaagaaaagaaaagggaagaaaataagAGGGGATATTTCCGTCTTTACATGTTATAGggttttaaagaattaaatagctaaaaaaaatccACGTCCCACACGAAGGCTTGAACCTTGGATCAAGTAGACAAACTGCACtgaaaccaaaccaaaattttggcATCGGTTCGATCGGTTTCGGCTGGTTTTTTCGGTTCGtcggttttttgcacacccctactACATGTATTGGTTTAGATGAAAAACCTTCTCTAAGTTTCAGGGaaatttgtagatttttttttcttgggcgGAGATTATTGTGAGCTGCTTTGGCAAAGATAATTGAGTTTGATGAATTGTATTAAACAATAATGCCATCTGCTTATCCTCTGCTAGCTGGATTATGCAATAGTTAACCACTAATTGGTGTTGGGTCTGCCAGTACTTGTAAATGgcattggagaaaaaaaaaaaaaaaagcatattgatattatgaatatttttgcTATTTCGTTGTTAGAACTGATTCTTTTAGAGTATCATAGATGGATTGAATACTCGTCTTCTGGAACGTTCACTTGTGTAGAGATTCAAATTCTTACATTCTTTTTCACGTGTATCATTTTTCTCCCTTAATTTCATGTTACTTTTTGTCACAAAAGGGGGTGAGGGGTCTTTAATGGTTCTTATATCAGATAACCTAGGACTTATGGTTTGTCAATGGTGAATTGTTGTAGACTGAGGTTCAAACTAGTAAACTACTGGTTGCTGTAATGAAGAAACAGGCTTCTggaatatattaattaaaagaacTATACACTAGATTCTCACTAACCTTGGAACAAGGGTCATTATAGTTATACAGGCACTCCTGACATACAAGCATCTAAGCACTCGTGCTGAAATGTATCAAGTTCTAACTTAGAGCTAGTCATATgaactacaaaatttttgaaattggatTACAACTATGCTTTCCATTTCGGAAAGTTAAACACTAAAATTCATCCATACGATTCAGACTATTAGTTATTAAAACATTGTATGGAACTTCAATTTAAGAATAGGACCTCCTACAATGATCGAGTTCCATAGTTATACGGCTAAGATTGAGAATCTTTTTGAAAGTTTATATGATCAATTATCAAGTCAACTCAACGAAAATAAGTTGATGATTGAGtggaattatttatttatttgtaagaTGTATGGGCTATTCTTTTGAGTTGACTAAAGAGTGGCGTATTAGCAACAAATTTAACGTTGGACTTGATACCTATAAAATGATGTTTACGAACTCATCATCAAAGTAATGATGAATTTATGATCAATAATACTGTTACTGGCTTTGTAATTATGGCTTATACTTTTCACTTGCAGGCCATATTCTTTGTGGAGTTGTATCCTCCTGAGACTCAGAAATTGTTGGAACGTCTTGTCAATTATGTTATCtataaggtaattttttttatttgcaatttaaaaaaaaaaaaaaaaacattttctgatCATTCCCACTAGTAGCATGTACCTATTTAAATATGTGAGATATCACTTTTTCTGTAACTTGTTTTTGGGATCCAAATTTCCCCATGAATCTTTATAGGATTATGTATGGGGATTGGGTATATATGTGGTAGAGCTTATCTGAAGATTTGATAGAGCGATAATGAGTCAGACAGAATTACTGAAAAAAGTGAATACAAGAATGCTATTACCACAAATTGTTTTTACAGAGGATTGATGTAGCTGGTAATTATTTacgattgtaaaataatttgggCTTTTAACATTACTTTGTGCTTAAAAAGTGTGTCGCAGCCTTgcgagtgttttttttttttggctgaatgaaaaaaaaaaaaaagttttctttgtgGATTTATTGACCCTATTTCTTACAAAGGTAATGGGCTATACTATTAGGATTAGTGTCCTAAAATCTTATTGTATGCtattcatgatttaaaaattgttacGGTGAAAGAACCGAAAAAGTGACTAATTACCGATTTTTTGATCAGACCGAGATTCGACCATTGGTCTGACCGAAGTTCGACCATCAATCGAACCTcgtgacgtcataaataatttaattaataattatataaataaataaataaatttatacctagtcattttaactaaaaaattaaataatagtaaacATTAAACTTTAGCAGGCTTACCAACTTTTAGATACCACTCAACACAATTCaagcaaaacaaaagcaaaaaaacatatacaagCACCCACAACCTATTGTAAAATACTTTAGTTATTCTTtaactttttgaaaaacaaaaagtatgTGCACTAATAGCTAATAATATCATTGGccaattgatatttttttttctctccacaCAATCTCCACGTTAGTACTTATCCCAACTATCACACCTCTTTGAAATCTCTACAACCTGTCAACCACTGCCACACGTTTGGTTCAAGTTTCAACCACacttatttacatttttccGTATCACTTTGTGCTTTTCATCTCTTTCTtcagtactctctctctctctctctcgtgaaTATGAGCATTTGCAAGAAGCAggagcagcaaaaaaaaaaaaaaagcctcaacTGAAGCAGCTGATCATTACGGGCTTCTCTGGTTCTTCCTCAACACAAATATagtaaatctgattttttttttttttttttctttagagcAAAAGGTAAGTAAAGTAAATCTGATATTTTTGGGTCATTGTGGGTATCTTAGGCTTCACTATTTCACCATTTCTTACTTGAGAGAgcatttttaaaatcaaaatctctctttttaaatcTGAAACaagatttctctttttttttttttttctttttttttttctagttaatAAACACAACAA
The sequence above is drawn from the Castanea sativa cultivar Marrone di Chiusa Pesio chromosome 5, ASM4071231v1 genome and encodes:
- the LOC142634295 gene encoding uncharacterized protein LOC142634295; its protein translation is MGIIKSSFSFIVGTVCGIYIAQNSDVPNIRKLAHDALYKAKLVEEKYQKPKTKAHYDDDNG